A genomic window from Xenorhabdus cabanillasii includes:
- a CDS encoding IS6 family transposase (programmed frameshift) yields the protein MSLIRKAFKRLHYPVDIIAQCVRWYLAYALSLRNLKEIMAERGIAVDHSTLSRWVHRLVPLIVKRYRHNKPAVRRRWRMDETYIKVKGQWKYLYRAVDSDGNTIDFLLTAYRDKPAALRFFKKAIRQHGKPDVVTIDKSGANKAAVDKLNQGKSKDDAMVIRQNKYLNNLIEQDHRGVKRRTHPMLGFKNFRRAQTVLAGIELVNMLRKGQYIHPREKTLSPAAFFYQLTA from the exons ATGTCTTTGATCCGAAAAGCCTTCAAACGCCTCCATTATCCGGTTGATATCATCGCTCAGTGTGTCCGCTGGTATCTGGCTTATGCACTGAGTTTGCGTAATCTGAAAGAAATAATGGCAGAGCGGGGGATTGCCGTAGATCATTCCACTCTCTC TCGCTGGGTTCACCGTTTAGTTCCGTTAATTGTTAAACGTTACCGCCACAACAAGCCTGCGGTTAGGCGTCGGTGGCGAATGGATGAAACGTATATCAAAGTTAAAGGTCAGTGGAAATACCTCTACCGAGCAGTCGATTCTGACGGCAATACGATTGATTTTTTGCTGACTGCTTATCGGGATAAACCCGCGGCTCTGCGTTTCTTTAAAAAAGCCATTCGCCAGCATGGAAAGCCTGACGTGGTCACGATAGATAAAAGCGGTGCCAATAAAGCAGCAGTAGACAAATTAAATCAGGGAAAATCAAAGGATGACGCCATGGTTATCCGACAAAACAAATACCTCAACAATCTGATTGAACAAGATCATCGTGGTGTTAAACGACGAACTCACCCCATGCTGGGATTCAAAAATTTCAGGCGGGCTCAGACTGTATTGGCAGGGATTGAGTTGGTTAACATGTTGCGTAAAGGACAATATATTCACCCTAGAGAGAAAACCTTATCACCCGCCGCCTTCTTTTATCAACTAACTGCATAA